Proteins found in one Amycolatopsis aidingensis genomic segment:
- a CDS encoding type I polyketide synthase, with protein MQAPLAIVGMACRVPGAADYRSLWRNVEVGSTGMVEVDEQDLRREGIRLDPAVRNSYVPVAAPLEGYDQFDSAAFGISAGEAEGINLNHRVMMEVTLEALEDAGCDPQRYPGNIGLFAGGGGASPISVLRRVGDAQYGDATRPLKVSEALNWTALLDNDFLATRIAYPLDLRGPCLTVQTACSSSLVAVHLASQSVLSGESELAVAGGVNIELPHRVGYYHQEGSIWSTDGYCRPFDRAASGTITASGAGAIVLKRLDRALADGDAVHAVIRGSAINNDGNQKLGFTAPSVQQQSLVIGAALAAAGVDKGDIGYLEAHGTGTEIGDVVEWTAIERALGADGVRCGIGAAKANLGHLGAASGIAGLIKAVLALTHERIPPVANFVELNPRIKPGSTRLFVPDKCSEWEDEGKPRRAGVSSMGIGGTNAHIVLEQAPVADSSGTGSSGTGTEPADEPRERVYVLPVTAASRRSVADTASRVTEFATENQDRLRGLAHTMRTGRRILPHREAIVVARLAEGFTTWRTGSRLAKRNHDSAVVFPGQGGRLGDLTAAETGIDGFADLLSEALQCLPAEDRPLVKGLLTGASEAASAPRLAELAVLVRSVTIARSLLADGLRPRSLCGFSLGEIAAGVVGGVFTLTEAAAVVSERARILAGAPAGGMIRVRLSEESVTGYLGNGVSLAIVPGSRDCMLSGETAAIDAIATRLRADGVACVRVPVAHPFHSVVLKDSVAEYTETWSQVDLRSPSLRLMSPTTGGWLDEDTARDPDFWARHLIRTVRFGDAVDSLRAHGTDLVYVLDSDKGVTPFVKEVFDADALAMTTGKQAGYDAVSRARLLATAWSAGQDPVPAPTGESARGDDSGAPRTAIVHAPTYAFDRGSDKEQPPMQAAAQPAPDSSRSGPATAAQAPAEAPAPALSQAEAERIDDAVRRIVAKLVGGAPEQVEPDASFVELGYDSFLLIQLADALSAEFRTDIDVRQLFADLDSCAGVGRHLKGILAASGLRPPAAVDPQPIQPSEPPPAAAPQPPPAPLAAPVPPRLGQAGSADHPDALQAEVDWARRTPVSKRITEEDRFALADQRNLVSSRKGRREASYPVVGVRGEGARFVDVDGQEFLDLCMGFGVNMLGHAAEPLTTALRTFEPSDLLVGPQSSTAGDVARGIAALAGVDRVAFTSSGTEAVMGAVRAARAKTGRDVIALFSGSYHGTFDGVLVAPRAGGEQGETTPLGRGVPASMVQDVIVLPYDDSALPVLESYGERLAAVLVEPVQSRRPGYQPVELLHRLRALTTAQGAALIFDEIITGFRCHPGGAAAYFGIRPDLMTYGKVIGGGMPIGVIAGDAEFMAPIDGGRWREGDTGFPQRPSMVFAGTFSKHPLAMTVAQQMIRYFRKESPRLQNSLAERTADLARRINDNASANGFPIEVEHFSSLFRINIDGSPLSEDMFFLGLLNRGIYVWEGRTCFLSAAHTEADCSEVVAAVADAAAEVAARGLWEKASPAAVPAPAHTPPATVGEAPLTDGQKLLWLASELGGELGESYQMSEVLRIEGTLDPERLRRAVQRVAQRHEVLRIGFDQDGGSQNCAAGAVPKLTVSTLSDTSPGDVEGLLHRFARRPVDMSVPSLFRFHLVQTNEAAFLQATAPHSVVDGWSFEVLWSELSACYLGEASTALPEPASFLEYARWKRGEEDARFEANDARWRARLDAVWESARLIDSAGPWKPVLRVDSLPQESLAGLRELARSGGCTMHTAALSALAVASSLLTGSAQAVMIAHQTGQPRHTSKPLIGFCVDLLPVIVELSEEDTVVEVAKAVQAQLLDSSEATSGLYRVLQHKRYRLLPAALTGFNYAGQDSGTMFGATASSMVLPRETMPWPAIVSIEERGDGIELISEISEFSDLAPLASQLAARVEQVLATPTQALAELRLP; from the coding sequence ATGCAGGCGCCGTTGGCCATTGTGGGCATGGCCTGCAGAGTTCCGGGCGCAGCCGACTACCGCTCGCTGTGGCGCAATGTCGAGGTGGGCTCGACCGGCATGGTGGAGGTCGACGAGCAGGATCTCCGCAGGGAGGGGATCAGGCTGGACCCCGCGGTCCGGAACAGCTACGTGCCGGTGGCCGCACCGCTGGAGGGATACGACCAGTTCGACAGCGCCGCGTTCGGGATCAGTGCCGGTGAGGCCGAGGGGATCAACCTCAACCACCGGGTCATGATGGAGGTGACGCTGGAGGCGCTGGAGGACGCGGGCTGCGACCCGCAGCGCTATCCTGGCAACATCGGGCTGTTCGCCGGTGGCGGTGGTGCGTCGCCGATCTCGGTGCTGCGGCGCGTTGGTGACGCGCAGTACGGGGACGCCACCAGGCCGCTGAAGGTGTCCGAAGCGCTGAACTGGACGGCGCTGCTCGACAACGACTTCCTGGCCACCCGGATCGCCTATCCGCTCGATCTCCGTGGCCCGTGCCTGACCGTCCAGACGGCCTGTTCCAGCTCTCTCGTTGCCGTGCACCTCGCCTCCCAGAGCGTGCTTTCCGGCGAATCCGAACTGGCGGTGGCCGGCGGGGTGAACATCGAACTCCCGCACCGGGTGGGCTACTACCACCAGGAGGGGAGCATCTGGTCCACCGACGGCTACTGCCGGCCGTTCGACCGTGCCGCCAGCGGCACCATCACCGCCAGCGGCGCGGGCGCGATCGTGCTCAAGCGCCTGGACCGGGCACTCGCCGACGGTGACGCCGTGCACGCCGTCATCCGCGGCAGCGCGATCAACAACGACGGCAACCAGAAGCTCGGGTTCACGGCGCCGAGCGTGCAGCAGCAGAGTCTGGTCATCGGCGCGGCACTGGCCGCCGCCGGGGTGGACAAGGGCGACATCGGCTACCTGGAGGCGCACGGTACCGGGACCGAGATCGGCGACGTCGTCGAATGGACGGCCATCGAACGTGCGCTGGGCGCGGACGGGGTGCGGTGCGGAATCGGCGCGGCCAAGGCGAACCTCGGCCACCTCGGCGCCGCTTCCGGCATCGCGGGCCTGATCAAGGCCGTACTCGCCCTCACCCACGAACGGATTCCCCCGGTCGCGAACTTCGTGGAACTCAATCCCCGGATCAAACCGGGAAGCACCAGGCTCTTCGTGCCGGACAAGTGCAGCGAGTGGGAGGACGAAGGAAAGCCGCGGCGGGCCGGAGTGAGCTCGATGGGCATCGGCGGAACCAATGCGCATATCGTGCTCGAACAGGCGCCGGTCGCTGACAGCTCAGGAACAGGCAGCTCAGGAACAGGCACTGAGCCTGCCGACGAACCGCGCGAGCGGGTGTACGTGCTGCCGGTCACTGCCGCGTCGCGGCGCAGCGTGGCGGACACCGCGAGCCGGGTGACGGAGTTCGCCACGGAGAATCAGGACCGGCTGCGCGGCCTCGCCCACACCATGCGGACGGGCAGGCGGATCCTGCCTCATCGAGAGGCGATCGTCGTCGCCAGGCTGGCCGAGGGTTTCACCACCTGGCGCACCGGAAGCAGGCTCGCGAAGCGCAACCACGACAGCGCCGTCGTGTTCCCCGGCCAAGGCGGACGACTGGGCGACCTGACGGCAGCCGAAACCGGGATCGACGGATTCGCGGACCTGCTCTCCGAGGCGCTCCAGTGCCTGCCTGCCGAGGATCGGCCGCTGGTGAAAGGGCTCCTCACCGGGGCGTCCGAGGCCGCGTCCGCACCCCGGCTCGCCGAACTGGCGGTGCTCGTCCGATCCGTGACGATCGCCAGATCGCTGCTCGCCGACGGCCTGCGGCCCCGGTCACTGTGCGGGTTCAGCCTCGGCGAGATCGCCGCGGGTGTGGTCGGCGGAGTGTTCACCCTGACCGAGGCCGCCGCGGTCGTATCGGAGCGGGCCCGGATACTGGCCGGCGCCCCCGCCGGCGGGATGATCCGGGTCCGGCTCTCCGAGGAGTCGGTCACCGGTTACCTCGGCAACGGTGTTTCGCTGGCCATCGTGCCGGGCAGCCGGGACTGCATGCTCAGCGGTGAGACGGCCGCGATCGACGCGATCGCCACCCGGCTGCGCGCCGACGGGGTCGCCTGCGTCCGGGTTCCGGTGGCGCACCCGTTTCACAGCGTGGTCCTGAAGGACTCGGTCGCGGAGTACACGGAAACCTGGTCCCAGGTCGACCTGCGGTCGCCGAGTCTGCGGCTGATGTCACCGACGACGGGCGGCTGGCTGGACGAGGACACCGCCCGCGACCCCGATTTCTGGGCCCGCCACCTGATCCGTACGGTCCGGTTCGGCGACGCGGTGGACAGTCTGCGCGCGCACGGCACGGATCTCGTCTATGTACTGGATTCCGACAAAGGCGTCACCCCGTTCGTCAAGGAAGTGTTCGACGCCGACGCGCTGGCCATGACCACCGGCAAGCAGGCGGGCTATGACGCGGTCTCCAGAGCCCGGCTGCTGGCGACGGCGTGGTCGGCCGGACAGGACCCGGTCCCGGCGCCGACCGGCGAGAGCGCTCGGGGAGACGACTCCGGCGCACCCCGCACGGCCATCGTGCACGCTCCCACCTACGCGTTCGACCGAGGTTCCGATAAGGAGCAGCCGCCCATGCAGGCAGCAGCACAGCCGGCCCCCGACTCCAGCCGGTCCGGCCCGGCGACGGCGGCTCAGGCTCCGGCGGAAGCTCCGGCACCGGCCCTGTCGCAAGCCGAGGCGGAGCGGATCGACGACGCGGTCCGGCGGATCGTCGCGAAGCTCGTCGGTGGTGCGCCGGAGCAGGTGGAACCGGACGCATCCTTCGTCGAACTCGGCTACGACTCCTTCCTGCTCATCCAGCTCGCGGACGCCCTTTCGGCGGAGTTCCGGACCGATATCGACGTGCGGCAGCTGTTTGCCGACCTGGATTCCTGCGCAGGCGTTGGCAGGCACCTCAAGGGCATCCTCGCGGCGAGCGGCCTGCGGCCGCCGGCCGCCGTGGATCCGCAGCCCATCCAGCCATCCGAGCCGCCCCCGGCCGCCGCGCCGCAGCCACCTCCCGCTCCCCTCGCCGCCCCGGTGCCACCACGGCTCGGGCAGGCAGGCTCGGCCGACCACCCGGACGCGCTCCAGGCCGAGGTGGACTGGGCTCGGCGGACCCCGGTTTCGAAGCGCATCACCGAGGAAGACCGATTCGCCTTGGCGGACCAGCGAAACCTGGTGTCCTCCCGCAAGGGACGCCGGGAGGCCAGCTACCCGGTGGTCGGGGTTCGCGGCGAGGGCGCCCGTTTCGTCGACGTCGACGGCCAGGAGTTCCTCGACCTCTGCATGGGCTTCGGGGTGAACATGCTTGGACACGCCGCGGAGCCGCTCACCACGGCGCTGCGCACCTTCGAGCCATCCGACCTGCTGGTCGGCCCGCAGTCCTCCACCGCGGGCGACGTCGCCCGCGGTATCGCCGCGCTGGCAGGTGTCGACCGGGTCGCCTTCACCTCCTCGGGGACCGAGGCGGTGATGGGCGCCGTGCGCGCGGCACGCGCGAAGACCGGGCGCGACGTCATCGCGCTGTTCTCCGGGTCCTACCACGGCACTTTCGACGGCGTGCTGGTCGCGCCAAGGGCCGGCGGGGAGCAGGGAGAGACGACACCGCTCGGCCGGGGGGTGCCGGCCTCGATGGTCCAGGACGTGATCGTGCTGCCGTATGACGACTCCGCGCTCCCCGTCCTGGAGTCCTACGGCGAGCGGCTGGCCGCGGTGCTGGTCGAGCCGGTGCAGAGCAGGCGCCCCGGGTACCAGCCGGTCGAACTGCTGCACCGGCTCCGCGCGCTCACCACGGCACAGGGCGCCGCCCTCATCTTCGACGAGATCATCACCGGCTTCCGGTGCCACCCCGGCGGTGCGGCCGCGTACTTCGGCATCCGCCCGGACCTCATGACCTACGGCAAGGTCATCGGCGGCGGTATGCCCATCGGGGTCATCGCGGGCGATGCCGAGTTCATGGCACCCATCGACGGCGGACGCTGGCGAGAGGGCGATACCGGGTTCCCACAGCGGCCGAGCATGGTGTTCGCCGGGACGTTCAGCAAACATCCGCTGGCCATGACGGTGGCCCAGCAGATGATCCGGTACTTCCGGAAGGAGTCGCCCCGGCTGCAGAACTCGCTCGCCGAGCGGACGGCCGACCTGGCCAGGCGGATCAACGACAACGCATCCGCAAACGGATTCCCCATCGAGGTCGAGCATTTCTCCTCGCTCTTCCGGATCAACATCGACGGCTCCCCGCTTTCCGAGGACATGTTCTTTCTCGGCCTGCTCAATCGCGGCATTTACGTATGGGAGGGGCGCACCTGCTTCCTCAGCGCCGCGCACACCGAGGCGGACTGCTCGGAAGTCGTGGCAGCCGTGGCCGATGCCGCCGCGGAGGTGGCCGCGCGGGGCCTGTGGGAGAAGGCCAGCCCGGCGGCGGTGCCTGCTCCCGCGCACACTCCCCCTGCGACCGTCGGCGAAGCCCCGCTTACCGATGGCCAGAAGCTGTTGTGGCTGGCCAGCGAGCTGGGTGGGGAACTGGGCGAGTCCTACCAGATGTCCGAGGTGCTGCGCATCGAGGGCACGCTGGATCCCGAGCGGCTGCGGCGCGCTGTGCAGCGGGTCGCGCAGCGGCACGAGGTGCTGCGGATCGGCTTCGACCAGGACGGCGGATCGCAGAACTGCGCCGCGGGAGCCGTGCCGAAACTGACCGTCAGCACCCTGAGCGATACGTCCCCCGGCGACGTCGAGGGGCTGCTGCACCGGTTCGCACGGCGGCCGGTGGACATGTCCGTGCCCTCGCTGTTCCGGTTTCACCTGGTCCAGACGAACGAAGCCGCGTTCCTGCAGGCCACCGCTCCGCACTCGGTCGTCGACGGGTGGTCCTTCGAGGTCCTGTGGTCGGAACTGTCGGCCTGCTACCTCGGCGAGGCGAGCACGGCACTGCCCGAACCGGCCAGTTTCCTCGAGTACGCGCGGTGGAAGCGCGGCGAGGAGGACGCACGGTTCGAGGCGAACGACGCCCGCTGGCGGGCCCGGCTCGACGCGGTATGGGAATCGGCCCGGTTGATCGACAGCGCCGGGCCGTGGAAGCCCGTCCTGCGGGTGGACTCCCTTCCCCAGGAGAGTCTCGCGGGCCTGCGCGAGCTGGCCCGGTCCGGCGGGTGCACGATGCACACCGCGGCCCTTTCGGCGCTGGCGGTCGCCTCCTCGCTGCTCACCGGCTCCGCGCAGGCCGTCATGATCGCCCATCAGACCGGGCAACCCCGGCACACCAGCAAGCCGCTCATCGGCTTCTGTGTGGACCTGTTGCCGGTCATCGTCGAACTCTCCGAGGAGGATACGGTGGTCGAGGTGGCGAAAGCCGTCCAGGCTCAGCTCCTGGACAGCTCGGAGGCCACCTCCGGCCTGTACCGCGTGCTGCAACACAAGCGATACCGCCTGCTGCCTGCCGCCCTCACCGGGTTCAACTACGCGGGCCAGGACTCCGGGACGATGTTCGGCGCCACCGCGTCGTCGATGGTGCTGCCGCGCGAGACCATGCCGTGGCCCGCGATCGTGAGCATCGAGGAACGCGGCGACGGCATCGAACTGATCTCCGAGATCTCCGAGTTCAGTGACCTCGCACCGCTGGCGTCCCAACTGGCGGCGCGGGTGGAGCAGGTCCTCGCCACCCCCACCCAGGCGCTCGCGGAACTGCGCCTGCCATGA
- a CDS encoding condensation domain-containing protein produces MDSPQHTLPIGPFQEGIWLFWRLNPASPAYNMPEIFYFDGDFDAKAAEFAFNETIRRHESLRTRFHETESGVMQVIDRDPEPVPVNVVDLRGLSAVMHTERLESVLDAEANVPFDLAAGPAVRLTAIQVSESRTALVLVAHHIVCDGTSMAIVLHEFGELYKSARRETPPDLGPIAPGYGTFVEEQLATLADGGLEEESAYWRERLAGVTGSALPGTGHTAAHQPGALEVHAESTVLADSLAEAVSAYARRARSTPFAVLLCAMEVMIAAATGDGDVAVGTATSGRTPRFAGTVGMLANVVVARSRIDIAKSFATVLEAVSLDLMDAIDHQGLPFSRMVAELHEAGLERGVELVRTMFASGATGGLNLGEGTLSEVAARTVDGPFDLSVACYVESSGIALDWEYALRTYSPEAARGYCAAYQEILALLLDQPDAAMDSLGLTEVLARVHPSARAAAPSPGAVSPAAEPGGPADAALTSVEAAVAAIWSEVLGVPIEAPHDDFFESGGHSMLASVAVASVRKKVSTTATLRMLFDHPQLRDFSSRLSTGSA; encoded by the coding sequence ATGGATTCGCCGCAGCACACCCTTCCGATCGGGCCGTTCCAGGAGGGGATCTGGCTCTTCTGGCGGCTGAATCCGGCGAGCCCCGCTTACAACATGCCGGAGATCTTCTACTTCGACGGGGATTTCGACGCCAAGGCCGCCGAGTTCGCGTTCAACGAGACCATCCGCCGCCACGAGTCCCTCCGCACGAGGTTCCATGAAACGGAATCCGGCGTAATGCAGGTCATCGACCGTGACCCGGAACCCGTCCCGGTCAACGTGGTGGACCTGCGCGGACTGTCGGCGGTCATGCACACCGAACGGCTGGAATCGGTCCTCGACGCCGAAGCGAACGTGCCCTTCGATCTCGCCGCCGGGCCCGCGGTCCGGCTCACCGCCATCCAGGTGTCCGAAAGCCGGACCGCGCTGGTTCTGGTCGCCCATCACATCGTGTGTGACGGTACGTCGATGGCCATCGTCCTGCACGAGTTCGGTGAGCTCTACAAGTCGGCGCGCAGGGAAACGCCGCCCGACCTGGGGCCGATCGCACCGGGATACGGCACCTTTGTGGAAGAGCAGCTCGCCACCCTCGCCGATGGTGGCCTCGAGGAGGAATCGGCCTACTGGCGGGAACGGCTCGCCGGAGTAACCGGCAGTGCGCTACCGGGAACCGGCCACACCGCAGCGCACCAGCCAGGGGCGCTGGAGGTGCATGCGGAGTCCACCGTGCTGGCGGACAGCCTGGCCGAAGCGGTCTCGGCGTACGCCCGCCGCGCCAGGTCGACCCCGTTCGCCGTGCTGCTGTGCGCGATGGAGGTCATGATCGCCGCCGCCACCGGCGACGGTGACGTCGCCGTCGGGACGGCCACCAGCGGTCGCACGCCCAGGTTCGCCGGCACCGTGGGGATGCTGGCGAACGTGGTGGTGGCCAGGTCGCGGATCGACATCGCCAAGTCGTTCGCCACCGTGCTGGAAGCAGTGTCCCTTGATCTCATGGACGCCATCGATCACCAGGGCCTGCCGTTCAGCCGGATGGTCGCCGAGTTACACGAAGCCGGGCTCGAACGCGGGGTCGAGTTGGTGCGGACGATGTTCGCCTCGGGGGCCACCGGTGGTCTGAACCTCGGCGAGGGAACGCTGTCGGAGGTCGCGGCGCGCACCGTGGACGGACCTTTCGACCTGTCCGTGGCCTGCTATGTCGAGTCCTCGGGGATCGCGCTCGACTGGGAGTACGCGCTGCGCACCTACTCGCCCGAAGCCGCACGCGGCTACTGCGCCGCTTACCAGGAGATCCTGGCATTGTTGCTGGACCAGCCGGACGCGGCGATGGACTCACTCGGCCTGACCGAGGTCCTTGCCCGCGTCCACCCTTCCGCTCGGGCCGCCGCGCCTTCCCCCGGCGCCGTATCCCCCGCGGCCGAGCCCGGTGGGCCCGCGGACGCCGCGCTCACCTCGGTTGAGGCCGCGGTTGCCGCCATCTGGAGCGAGGTGCTCGGCGTACCCATCGAGGCCCCGCACGACGACTTCTTCGAGTCGGGTGGCCACTCGATGCTGGCGAGCGTGGCCGTGGCGTCGGTGCGGAAGAAGGTCTCGACCACCGCGACCCTGCGGATGCTGTTCGATCACCCGCAGCTGCGCGACTTCTCGTCCCGCCTGTCAACCGGGTCGGCATAA
- a CDS encoding phosphopantetheine-binding protein — MAGAAQVGEWRDSYDTNHKVTGTALFTEDFSGWTSSYTGEAIPAEEMQEWRAATLDRIRELRPRRVLEIGVGTGLLLGPLAPECESYWGTDFSAPIIDQLGAEVARVPELRDRVVLRCQQAEVGEGLPQGYFDTVVINSVVQYFPDAGYLTDVLRGALGLLAPGGRLFVGDVRNKRLLRHFHEGAQPSRHQAETGDAEREQREAVDRAVRLEKELVLDPGYWTALAQWLPDVAGVQVALKRGRAHNELTRYRYDVVVHKAPAAITAIEESTTLVWGRDLSDLAGLAEVAREGALRITGIPNARLTAGVDPEDVEETGKGLGYRVRCTWGEDETSYDALLVPGEVAQPQGDALDSDPTERPATFANDPARHQLTGVLEQRLRRHLGELLPGHPVPSVFVLLDELPRTPGGEVDHAALPVPDAVPTSPRAEAQRDESTPEVAHDEVERRLLAIVHKTLGTPCALDDDFFGLGGGSLDALDVLARIREEFGVRVRLRDFFQARTTRALRDLIGDVG, encoded by the coding sequence GTGGCCGGTGCCGCACAGGTCGGCGAGTGGCGGGACAGCTACGACACCAATCACAAGGTGACGGGTACGGCCCTGTTCACCGAGGACTTCAGCGGCTGGACGAGCAGCTACACGGGTGAGGCCATCCCGGCGGAGGAAATGCAGGAGTGGCGGGCCGCGACCCTGGACCGGATTCGTGAGCTGCGGCCACGGCGGGTGCTGGAGATCGGCGTCGGCACCGGCCTGCTGCTCGGCCCCCTTGCCCCGGAGTGCGAGTCCTACTGGGGCACCGACTTCTCCGCCCCGATCATCGACCAGCTCGGCGCGGAAGTGGCCCGGGTTCCCGAACTGCGCGACCGGGTCGTACTGCGCTGTCAGCAGGCCGAGGTCGGCGAAGGGTTGCCGCAGGGGTACTTCGACACGGTCGTCATCAACTCGGTCGTCCAGTACTTTCCCGATGCCGGCTACCTGACCGACGTGCTGCGCGGCGCGCTGGGGCTGCTGGCCCCCGGCGGCAGGCTGTTCGTCGGCGACGTCCGCAACAAGCGCCTGCTGCGTCATTTCCACGAGGGCGCCCAGCCGTCCCGTCATCAGGCGGAAACCGGCGACGCCGAGCGCGAGCAGCGGGAGGCCGTCGACCGCGCGGTCCGGCTGGAGAAGGAACTGGTGCTCGACCCCGGGTACTGGACGGCGCTGGCGCAGTGGCTCCCGGACGTCGCCGGGGTGCAGGTGGCGCTCAAGCGAGGCCGCGCACACAACGAGCTGACCCGTTACCGCTACGACGTCGTCGTGCACAAGGCACCGGCCGCGATCACCGCCATCGAGGAATCCACCACGCTGGTGTGGGGTCGCGACCTCAGCGACCTTGCCGGTCTGGCGGAGGTGGCGCGGGAAGGCGCGCTTCGGATCACCGGGATTCCCAACGCCCGCCTCACCGCGGGGGTGGATCCCGAGGACGTCGAGGAGACCGGCAAGGGCCTCGGCTACCGGGTGCGGTGCACCTGGGGCGAGGACGAGACGAGCTACGACGCCCTGCTCGTTCCCGGCGAGGTGGCGCAGCCGCAGGGCGACGCTCTGGACTCCGATCCAACGGAACGGCCAGCGACCTTCGCGAACGACCCCGCGCGCCACCAGCTCACCGGAGTACTCGAACAGCGGCTGCGCCGGCACTTGGGCGAGCTGTTGCCCGGGCACCCGGTCCCCTCGGTTTTCGTACTGCTCGACGAGTTGCCGCGCACGCCAGGCGGCGAGGTGGATCACGCCGCCCTGCCCGTGCCCGACGCGGTGCCGACATCGCCGCGGGCCGAAGCGCAGCGGGACGAAAGCACCCCTGAGGTTGCCCATGACGAGGTCGAGCGGCGGCTCCTCGCGATCGTGCACAAGACGCTGGGTACTCCCTGCGCACTCGACGACGACTTCTTCGGGCTCGGCGGCGGCTCTCTCGACGCGCTCGACGTCCTCGCCCGGATTCGGGAGGAGTTCGGGGTCCGGGTACGGCTCCGTGACTTCTTCCAGGCTCGCACCACACGCGCCCTGCGCGACCTGATCGGAGACGTGGGTTGA
- a CDS encoding AMP-binding protein, with the protein MGTMFVLDRIRDIATHEPGRPALRADGRSIDYGELVTTATKLGDLLRDHGAGPEDVVATVLPRGSNSIIAILGIWMAGAAYLPTDAKWPGRRLDLALAESATHVLEEAADGEAEARMPDGKGLRVRRLRGNRGSSPNPGWDARNLAYVLHTSGSTGTPNAVGVEFGALDNYGRYLHDLARRPAVHPDGEMRVLLSANLCFDASLRPVLLLTAGATLVVAPDLTDGSWQDHIDCIRDNGITVISGVPSWYSGLLGAGYRPRESGVRLAFIGGEAVPGGVVRELTADGCTVVVQYGPTETTIAATGRILAGADFTEPPIGDPIPGARIHLYRNDSLVPAAEGEAGQLYVGGAGVARGYLRNPRLTAERFVPDPSGPPGSRMFRSGDLARMLPREGYGFLGRQDDQVKIGGYRIELGEVSSVANRHPAVAQSVAFVHREGAHPRLVACYVGSSGASEPGTEESVRDYLASELPEYLVPAVVRRLERLPVTDHGKVDVAALGEFVRHGHAEEQARPPGAHPDPAAIEAALTRHPAVAEAVTVVRAEAGDRRLVAYVVPGDGPGSCVPWPVPHRSASGGTATTPITR; encoded by the coding sequence ATGGGCACGATGTTCGTACTCGACCGGATCCGCGATATCGCCACGCACGAGCCGGGCCGCCCCGCGCTGCGCGCCGACGGCCGGTCGATCGACTACGGCGAACTGGTCACGACCGCGACGAAACTCGGCGACCTCCTGCGCGACCACGGGGCCGGTCCCGAAGACGTGGTGGCCACCGTCCTGCCACGTGGCAGCAACTCGATCATCGCCATCCTCGGAATCTGGATGGCCGGCGCGGCCTATCTCCCCACCGATGCGAAGTGGCCGGGACGCAGGCTCGACCTGGCGCTTGCCGAGTCGGCCACCCACGTGCTGGAGGAGGCGGCCGATGGCGAAGCGGAAGCCCGCATGCCGGACGGGAAAGGGCTTCGGGTCAGGCGGCTGCGCGGCAACCGGGGTAGCTCACCGAATCCTGGCTGGGACGCGCGGAACCTCGCTTACGTCCTCCATACCTCCGGATCGACGGGCACACCCAACGCGGTCGGCGTCGAGTTCGGTGCGCTGGACAACTACGGAAGGTACCTGCACGATCTGGCGCGGCGGCCTGCCGTGCACCCCGACGGCGAGATGCGGGTGCTGCTTTCCGCGAACCTCTGCTTCGATGCCTCGCTCCGGCCGGTCCTGCTGCTCACCGCGGGCGCCACGCTCGTCGTCGCACCCGACCTGACGGACGGTTCGTGGCAGGATCACATCGACTGCATCCGGGACAACGGAATCACGGTCATCAGCGGCGTACCTTCCTGGTACTCCGGTCTGCTCGGCGCAGGATACCGCCCACGCGAATCCGGCGTGCGGCTTGCCTTCATCGGCGGCGAGGCGGTACCGGGCGGGGTGGTACGTGAGCTGACCGCGGACGGCTGCACCGTCGTGGTGCAGTACGGCCCCACGGAGACCACGATCGCGGCGACCGGAAGGATCCTGGCCGGCGCCGACTTCACCGAGCCGCCGATCGGTGACCCGATCCCCGGAGCCCGGATTCACCTGTACCGCAACGACAGTCTGGTACCGGCGGCCGAGGGCGAGGCGGGGCAGCTGTACGTGGGCGGCGCGGGCGTTGCCCGCGGGTACCTGCGAAATCCCCGGCTGACCGCCGAGCGGTTCGTGCCGGATCCGTCCGGCCCGCCCGGATCGCGGATGTTCCGAAGCGGTGACCTGGCCAGAATGCTGCCCCGGGAGGGATACGGCTTCCTCGGACGGCAGGATGACCAGGTCAAGATCGGCGGGTACCGGATCGAGCTCGGCGAGGTCTCATCGGTCGCCAACCGGCACCCCGCCGTTGCCCAGTCGGTTGCCTTCGTGCACCGCGAAGGAGCGCATCCGCGCCTGGTCGCCTGCTATGTGGGCAGTAGCGGGGCGAGCGAACCGGGTACCGAGGAAAGCGTCCGGGACTACCTGGCGAGCGAGCTGCCCGAATACCTGGTCCCGGCCGTGGTCCGGCGGCTGGAGCGCCTGCCGGTGACGGATCACGGCAAGGTGGACGTCGCGGCGCTCGGGGAGTTCGTGCGCCACGGGCACGCCGAGGAACAGGCGCGGCCGCCCGGGGCGCACCCCGATCCCGCCGCGATCGAGGCCGCGCTCACCAGGCATCCGGCCGTGGCGGAAGCGGTCACGGTGGTCCGGGCCGAAGCCGGCGATCGCCGGCTGGTGGCCTATGTCGTACCGGGGGACGGGCCGGGGAGTTGCGTGCCGTGGCCGGTGCCGCACAGGTCGGCGAGTGGCGGGACAGCTACGACACCAATCACAAGGTGA
- a CDS encoding acyl carrier protein: protein MPLQELEVSQIWADVIGIREADVDTNFFDLGGNSMLLLELVSLLNQKLGIETDVLTLLEYPTVAKFTSHWNASEALVEGNH, encoded by the coding sequence ATGCCACTGCAAGAGCTGGAGGTTTCCCAAATCTGGGCGGACGTGATCGGTATCCGTGAAGCAGACGTCGACACCAACTTTTTCGATCTCGGCGGAAATTCGATGCTGCTACTGGAACTTGTCAGTCTGCTCAACCAGAAACTGGGAATCGAAACGGACGTCCTCACGCTGTTGGAGTATCCGACGGTAGCGAAATTCACTTCTCATTGGAATGCTTCGGAAGCGCTCGTCGAAGGTAACCACTGA